The following proteins come from a genomic window of Leucoraja erinacea ecotype New England chromosome 1, Leri_hhj_1, whole genome shotgun sequence:
- the tpgs2 gene encoding tubulin polyglutamylase complex subunit 2 isoform X2: MIVSWEQKYCCSLPEDLRNFYLMTDGFLMTWSIKFDGSNMQLGTMLINSVSALCRLGTTSIYNLPNAATLADLESDTEDEDKEETFKKPHFNSQCRIFELDSCDGNGKVCLVYKNTQSGVVSSCAEIWFLDRALYWHFLTDTFTGYYRLMLIHLGLPQWQYALTKYGISPQAKQWFNMYKPIAYNSNVVADDDMAFINKLDPNQVFKTKNKLQPARKKTCVPIAGPQKSQASLVTNKNLTQMGSTTTKK, translated from the exons aAGTACTGTTGTTCACTCCCAGAGGATCTAAGGAACTTTTATCTAATGACTGATGGTTTTTTGATGACTTGGAGTATCAAATTTGATG GCAGTAACATGCAATTGGGAACAATGTTAATCAACAGTGTTTCAGCACTCTGTCGACTGGGCACAACATCCATTTACAACTTGCCAAATGCTGCCACTTTGGCAGACCTAGAAAGTGATACAGAGGATGAAG ATAAAGAAGAAACGTTCAAGAAACCACATTTTAATTCACAATGTCGGATTTTTGAGTTGGATTCTTGTGATGGAAATGGGAAAGTTTGCCTTGTTTACAAAAACACCCAATCAG GAGTTGTATCTTCTTGTGCAGAAATCTGGTTCCTGGATAGAGCACTTTACTGGCATTTTTTAACTGATACATTCACAGGCTACTATCGACTTATGCTCATTCACTTGGGACTACCCCAATGGCAGTATGCACTAACAAAATATGGCATTAGTCCTCAGGCTAAG CAATGGTTCAATATGTACAAGCCTATTGCCTACAATTCCAATGTGGTAGCAGATGACGACATGGCTTTCATTAATAAGTTAGATCCTAATCAAGTGTTTAAGACCAAAAATAAGCTTCAACCCGCAAGAAAAAAGACTTGTGTTCCGATAGCTGGACCACAGAAGAGTCAGGCCAGTTTGGTCACAAACAAAAACTTAACTCAAATGGGAAGTACTACTACCAAAAAATGA